The following coding sequences are from one Parabacteroides pacaensis window:
- the hisC gene encoding histidinol-phosphate transaminase yields MKTLEQLVRPNIWKLKPYSCARNEFHGNATTFLDANENPYNAPYNRYPDPLQTTLKNKLFQVKGVKPQQIFLGNGSDEPIDLTIRIFCEPGLDNIVAIDPTYGMYEVAADINGVEYRKVPLSENFEMSASKLLDATDEHTKLIFLCTPNNPTGNCLDRAEIYKVLSRFEGIVIVDEAYTDFSSEPSHTKDLATFPNLIVFQTFSKAWGSAGIRLGMAFASKEIIEIFNKVKYPYNMNVLTQERALYMLEGSETVKTWVQILLKERERLKTLLKEIPCVQKVYPSEANFLLIEVGDANAAYQHLVTSGVIVRNRNNISLCRGCLRVTVGTPEENNIFVDTLKSWKQ; encoded by the coding sequence ATGAAAACACTAGAACAGTTAGTAAGACCCAATATTTGGAAATTAAAACCCTATTCCTGTGCTCGTAATGAGTTTCACGGAAATGCAACCACTTTTCTGGATGCGAACGAGAATCCGTATAATGCTCCCTATAACCGTTATCCGGATCCATTACAAACTACATTAAAAAATAAACTTTTCCAGGTGAAGGGCGTCAAACCTCAACAAATTTTTCTGGGGAATGGGAGTGACGAACCGATAGATCTTACGATACGTATATTTTGCGAGCCGGGCCTAGATAATATAGTGGCTATCGATCCCACCTATGGCATGTATGAAGTTGCGGCGGATATCAATGGGGTAGAATATCGTAAAGTACCTCTTTCCGAAAACTTTGAAATGAGTGCTTCAAAGCTTTTGGATGCTACGGACGAGCATACTAAACTTATTTTCCTTTGTACACCTAATAATCCTACCGGCAATTGCCTGGATCGCGCAGAGATATATAAAGTCCTTTCCCGCTTTGAAGGGATCGTGATAGTAGACGAGGCGTATACGGACTTTTCATCAGAGCCTTCCCATACCAAAGATTTGGCTACTTTCCCTAATTTAATCGTTTTTCAGACTTTCTCGAAAGCATGGGGAAGTGCAGGTATTCGTTTGGGAATGGCTTTTGCCTCTAAAGAAATTATTGAAATATTCAACAAGGTAAAATATCCTTATAACATGAATGTTTTGACGCAGGAAAGAGCACTCTACATGTTGGAAGGAAGCGAAACAGTTAAAACTTGGGTACAAATCTTACTAAAAGAACGGGAAAGATTGAAAACCTTGCTTAAAGAGATTCCTTGTGTACAAAAAGTCTATCCTTCGGAAGCAAATTTTCTTCTGATAGAAGTAGGAGATGCGAATGCAGCTTACCAGCATTTAGTAACTTCCGGTGTTATTGTACGTAACCGCAATAATATATCTTTATGCCGGGGATGCTTGCGCGTAACAGTCGGTACTCCGGAAGAAAATAATATTTTTGTAGATACTCTAAAAAGTTGGAAACAATGA
- the hisD gene encoding histidinol dehydrogenase: MQVVKYPSELEWEALLSRSTLDTTQLFSTVQTVLDEVKANGDEAIKKYEKKFDKAILSSLAVTEQEFNEAELTVPDDLKQAIRTAKTNIEKFHASQRFVGEKVETSAGVTCWQKAVAIEKVGLYIPGGTAPLFSTVLMLAIPARIAGCKEIVLCSPPNAEGKIHPAILFAAREAGVSKLFKIGGIQAIAAMAYGTESIPKVYKIFGPGNQYVMAAKQLVSLKDVAIDMPAGPSEVEIIADSSANPEFIAADFLSQAEHGADSQSLLLTTSGELSEKVIKAIEKQLSALSRREIAEKALAHSRIIILKNEDEVIEFTNRYAPEHLIIQTENYAAMAARIENAGSVFMGRYTPESAGDYASGTNHTLPTNGYAKAYSGVNLDSFIKKITFQEITAEGIKNLGSTIETMAANEQLDAHRNAVTIRLQSL, encoded by the coding sequence ATGCAAGTAGTAAAATATCCGTCCGAATTAGAATGGGAGGCCTTGTTAAGCCGTTCCACGTTGGATACTACACAGCTCTTTTCTACGGTTCAAACTGTGTTGGATGAGGTAAAGGCGAATGGGGACGAGGCAATTAAAAAATACGAAAAGAAATTTGATAAAGCAATCCTTTCATCTCTTGCTGTCACGGAACAAGAATTTAATGAAGCAGAGTTGACAGTTCCCGATGATTTAAAGCAGGCTATACGCACGGCGAAAACGAATATTGAAAAATTTCATGCTTCACAACGTTTTGTAGGGGAAAAAGTTGAAACCTCGGCAGGGGTGACTTGTTGGCAAAAGGCTGTTGCCATAGAAAAGGTAGGATTGTATATTCCGGGAGGGACAGCTCCTTTGTTTTCGACTGTTTTGATGTTAGCTATCCCAGCTCGTATTGCGGGATGCAAAGAGATCGTACTCTGTTCGCCACCGAATGCCGAAGGAAAGATTCATCCGGCTATTCTTTTTGCTGCCAGGGAAGCCGGGGTGAGTAAGCTGTTTAAAATAGGAGGAATCCAAGCAATTGCCGCGATGGCCTATGGTACGGAAAGTATTCCCAAAGTATATAAGATTTTTGGGCCCGGTAACCAGTATGTTATGGCTGCAAAGCAATTAGTAAGCCTAAAAGATGTAGCTATCGATATGCCGGCGGGTCCTTCAGAAGTGGAAATCATTGCCGATAGTTCGGCGAATCCTGAATTTATAGCTGCCGATTTCCTTTCACAGGCCGAACACGGAGCAGATAGCCAATCTCTTTTACTTACCACATCCGGAGAATTATCGGAGAAAGTAATAAAAGCGATTGAAAAACAGTTAAGTGCCCTTTCCCGCCGGGAAATTGCGGAGAAAGCCTTAGCTCACAGCCGCATTATTATTTTGAAGAATGAAGACGAGGTGATTGAATTTACCAACCGGTATGCACCGGAACATTTGATTATACAGACTGAGAATTATGCGGCTATGGCTGCACGGATAGAAAATGCAGGTTCCGTATTTATGGGGAGGTATACTCCTGAAAGTGCGGGTGACTATGCTTCGGGTACGAATCATACGCTTCCTACGAATGGGTATGCTAAAGCCTATAGCGGCGTTAATCTGGATAGTTTCATTAAAAAAATAACTTTTCAGGAAATAACCGCCGAAGGAATAAAAAATTTAGGTTCAACTATTGAAACAATGGCAGCAAACGAGCAATTGGATGCTCACCGGAATGCTGTTACTATAAGATTACAATCTCTATGA
- the hisG gene encoding ATP phosphoribosyltransferase has product MLRIAVQSKGRLYEETMFLLEEAGIKLNKAKRTLLLSAKDFPVEVLFLRDDDIPQSVANGVADVGIVGENEYVEKKQNAQLIKRLGFSKCRLSLAIPKDEDYRGLCWFQGKTIATSYPSILRTFLEKNAIKADLHVISGSVEIAPGIGLADAIFDIVSSGSTLISNQLKEVEVVMQSEALLIAGNKLTEDKKAILDELIFRFNAIQAAAGKKYILLNAPKDKLDEITEVLPGMKSPTVTPLAEEGWCSIQSVIEEKRFWEVIGKLKSLGAEGILVIPIEKMIL; this is encoded by the coding sequence ATGTTAAGAATCGCAGTACAATCCAAAGGGCGTTTATATGAGGAAACAATGTTTTTGCTCGAAGAAGCAGGTATAAAATTGAATAAAGCAAAGCGTACATTATTGCTATCAGCCAAAGATTTTCCAGTAGAGGTACTTTTCCTTCGTGATGACGACATACCTCAATCTGTTGCGAATGGAGTAGCCGATGTGGGTATTGTGGGGGAAAACGAATATGTGGAAAAGAAACAAAATGCTCAACTGATTAAGCGCTTAGGCTTTAGTAAATGCCGTCTTTCTCTGGCTATTCCGAAAGATGAAGATTATCGAGGGTTATGTTGGTTCCAAGGAAAAACTATCGCCACATCTTATCCATCCATTCTCCGGACTTTTCTGGAAAAGAATGCTATTAAGGCTGATTTGCATGTTATTAGCGGTTCTGTAGAAATCGCACCCGGAATTGGGTTGGCAGATGCTATTTTCGATATAGTAAGTTCTGGGAGTACTTTAATTAGTAACCAATTAAAGGAAGTGGAAGTGGTGATGCAATCTGAAGCATTGCTGATTGCCGGAAATAAACTGACAGAAGATAAGAAAGCTATTTTGGACGAGCTCATTTTCCGTTTTAATGCCATTCAAGCAGCAGCGGGGAAAAAATATATCTTATTAAATGCACCCAAAGATAAATTGGATGAAATAACAGAAGTGCTTCCCGGTATGAAGAGCCCCACGGTAACTCCACTGGCAGAAGAGGGATGGTGTTCCATTCAATCGGTTATAGAAGAAAAACGTTTTTGGGAAGTGATCGGTAAATTGAAATCTTTGGGTGCGGAAGGAATTTTGGTTATTCCAATCGAGAAAATGATTTTATAA
- the ppdK gene encoding pyruvate, phosphate dikinase, which translates to MEKKRIYKFGNGHAEGRADMRNLLGGKGANLAEMNLIGVPVPPGFTITTEVCTEYNQHGKEAVVELIKKDVEEAIAHVEELMGSKFGDKENPLLVSVRSGARVSMPGMMDTVLNLGLNDEVVEGIARKSGNERFAWDSYRRFVQMYGDVVLGMKPKSKDDIDPFEEIMEKKKAEKGITLDTEFTVDDLKDLVVLFKAAVKECTGKDFPTSSWEQLWGAICAVFDSWMNERAITYRQMYQIPEEWGTAVNVQAMVFGNMGNTSATGVAFTRDASTGEDLFNGEYLINAQGEDVVAGIRTPQQITTEGSRRWAKLQGISEEDRASKYPSLEEAMPECAAQLIETQQKLEDYFKDMQDLEFTIQDNKLWLLQTRNGKRTGAAMVKIAMDLYRDGEIDDKTVLKRMEANKLDELLHPVFAKEALQQAKVIAKGLPASPGAATGKIVFFADDAEAWAEKRKKVVLVRIETSPEDLRGMTVAQGILTARGGMTSHAAVVARGMGKCCVSGAGDIKVDYKARTIEMSGKVYKEGDWISLNGSTGEVYEGQVATVDPELSGDFAAIMDICEKYTKMDVRTNADTPKDAAIARKFGAKGIGLCRTEHMFFEGERIKAMREMILAKDTAGRKEALKKLLPMQRSDFEGIFEAMDGLGVTIRLLDPPLHEFVPHQLATQKELADEMGMTLEEVKLACDALEEFNPMLGHRGCRLGNTYPEITEMQARAIIEAALNMKAKGIIVHPEIMVPLVGIVTELKMQADIIHATAKKVFEEKGDTIEYKVGTMIEVPRAAVTADEIAECADFFSFGTNDLTQMTFGYSRDDAGKFLKIYREKGILKNDPFQILDQKGVGALIKMATEKGRSVKPQIKLGICGEHGGEPSSVQFCNSLGLNYVSCSPFRVPIARVAAAQAAVEQA; encoded by the coding sequence ATGGAAAAGAAAAGAATTTACAAATTCGGAAACGGCCACGCGGAAGGTAGAGCCGATATGCGTAATTTACTAGGAGGTAAAGGCGCAAACCTTGCAGAAATGAATTTAATCGGCGTACCGGTTCCTCCGGGATTTACTATTACTACAGAAGTTTGTACGGAATACAATCAACATGGAAAAGAAGCTGTAGTAGAGTTAATCAAAAAAGATGTCGAAGAAGCTATTGCTCATGTGGAAGAGTTAATGGGTTCCAAATTCGGGGATAAAGAGAATCCTTTATTAGTTTCCGTTCGTTCAGGTGCGCGTGTATCTATGCCGGGTATGATGGATACAGTTCTTAACTTGGGTTTGAATGACGAAGTGGTGGAAGGCATTGCACGCAAAAGCGGAAATGAACGTTTTGCCTGGGATTCTTACCGTCGGTTTGTACAGATGTATGGAGACGTAGTATTAGGTATGAAGCCTAAATCGAAAGATGACATCGACCCTTTCGAAGAAATAATGGAAAAGAAAAAAGCTGAAAAAGGGATTACGCTCGATACGGAATTTACGGTTGATGACCTGAAGGATCTCGTTGTCCTTTTCAAAGCAGCCGTAAAAGAATGTACAGGGAAAGATTTTCCGACAAGCTCTTGGGAACAATTATGGGGAGCCATTTGTGCTGTATTCGACAGTTGGATGAATGAACGAGCCATTACTTATCGTCAGATGTACCAAATCCCTGAAGAATGGGGAACTGCCGTAAATGTACAAGCCATGGTATTTGGCAATATGGGCAACACTTCTGCAACAGGAGTAGCTTTTACTCGTGATGCGTCAACAGGAGAAGACCTATTTAACGGAGAATACTTGATTAATGCACAAGGAGAAGATGTGGTTGCCGGGATCCGTACTCCACAACAAATTACTACGGAAGGCTCACGTCGTTGGGCGAAATTGCAAGGAATTTCAGAAGAAGACCGTGCTTCCAAATATCCTTCTTTGGAAGAAGCGATGCCGGAATGTGCCGCTCAGCTTATCGAAACCCAACAAAAATTAGAAGATTACTTTAAAGATATGCAAGACCTGGAATTTACCATCCAGGATAATAAATTGTGGTTGTTACAAACTCGTAATGGGAAACGTACAGGAGCAGCTATGGTAAAGATTGCTATGGATTTGTACCGTGATGGAGAAATCGATGATAAGACTGTTCTGAAACGTATGGAGGCAAACAAGCTCGACGAATTGCTTCATCCTGTCTTTGCGAAAGAAGCGCTGCAACAAGCTAAAGTAATTGCTAAAGGGCTTCCGGCTTCTCCAGGTGCAGCTACGGGTAAAATCGTATTCTTTGCAGACGATGCGGAAGCTTGGGCTGAAAAACGTAAAAAAGTTGTCTTGGTACGTATTGAAACTTCACCTGAAGATTTGCGTGGAATGACCGTTGCCCAAGGTATTCTTACTGCCCGTGGAGGTATGACCAGTCATGCAGCCGTAGTAGCACGCGGTATGGGAAAATGCTGTGTATCAGGAGCCGGAGATATTAAGGTAGATTACAAAGCCCGTACCATTGAAATGAGCGGGAAGGTCTATAAGGAAGGCGATTGGATTTCCTTAAATGGTTCTACGGGCGAAGTCTATGAAGGTCAGGTAGCTACTGTAGATCCGGAATTAAGTGGAGATTTTGCTGCTATCATGGATATTTGTGAAAAATATACGAAAATGGATGTCCGTACCAATGCCGATACTCCCAAAGATGCAGCTATTGCCCGTAAATTCGGAGCTAAAGGTATTGGGCTTTGCCGTACCGAACATATGTTTTTTGAAGGGGAACGTATCAAAGCGATGCGCGAAATGATTCTGGCAAAAGATACGGCAGGACGGAAAGAAGCGTTAAAGAAGTTGCTCCCTATGCAACGGTCGGACTTTGAAGGTATTTTTGAAGCGATGGACGGATTGGGAGTTACCATCCGTTTGCTTGACCCGCCTTTGCACGAATTTGTTCCTCATCAATTGGCCACTCAAAAGGAATTGGCCGATGAGATGGGCATGACGCTAGAAGAAGTGAAATTGGCTTGTGATGCATTAGAAGAATTTAATCCGATGTTAGGACATCGCGGTTGCCGTCTGGGAAATACCTATCCCGAAATTACAGAAATGCAAGCCCGTGCAATCATTGAGGCTGCATTGAATATGAAAGCAAAAGGCATTATCGTTCATCCTGAAATTATGGTTCCGTTGGTAGGGATAGTAACCGAATTGAAAATGCAGGCAGATATTATTCATGCAACAGCAAAGAAAGTGTTTGAAGAAAAAGGCGATACAATCGAATATAAAGTAGGAACCATGATTGAAGTGCCTCGTGCGGCTGTAACAGCCGACGAAATTGCCGAATGTGCCGATTTCTTCTCATTTGGTACAAATGACCTTACTCAAATGACTTTCGGTTATTCTCGTGACGACGCTGGAAAATTTTTGAAGATATATAGAGAAAAGGGCATTTTGAAAAATGATCCGTTCCAGATCTTAGACCAAAAGGGTGTAGGGGCTTTAATTAAGATGGCAACCGAAAAAGGCCGGAGTGTTAAGCCTCAAATCAAATTGGGTATTTGCGGCGAACACGGAGGTGAACCGTCTTCCGTTCAATTCTGTAATTCCCTAGGATTGAATTATGTAAGTTGTTCTCCTTTCCGAGTTCCTATTGCACGGGTAGCTGCTGCACAAGCTGCCGTGGAACAGGCTTGA
- the rlmD gene encoding 23S rRNA (uracil(1939)-C(5))-methyltransferase RlmD, whose translation MVRKKKLLPILNEVTITDVAAEGKAIARVNDQVVFVPFVAPGDIVDIQITRKKNKYAEGRALFFHSYSDKRIRPFCEHFGTCGGCKWQHLLYEEQIKYKQKQVYDNLTRIGKIEADEWLPILGSEKTKFYRNKLEFTFSNKKWLTQEEVESGDSFECMDALGFHIPGMFDKVLDIKKCWLQEDVSNSIRLCIKEYCLSHEGYDFFDLRNQTGLMRNIIIRTASTGEIMLIVVFFKDDRYLREALLAHIAAQFPEITSLLYIINEKCNDTITDQEVVVYRGKDHIIEEMEGLKFKVGPKSFYQTNSEQAYNLYKVAREFAALSGNELVYDLYTGTGTIANFVSRSARKVIGIEYVPEAIEDAKINAGLNKIENTLFLAGDMKDILTENFIEEHGHPDVIITDPPRAGMHDDVIKTILFAEPEKIVYVSCNPATQARDLSILTTKYVVKKVQPVDMFPHTHHVENVVLLTKK comes from the coding sequence TTGGTAAGAAAAAAAAAGTTGTTACCTATTCTAAATGAGGTAACTATCACGGATGTAGCTGCCGAAGGAAAGGCGATTGCCAGAGTAAACGATCAGGTCGTATTTGTGCCTTTTGTAGCACCTGGCGATATAGTAGATATTCAAATAACCCGTAAAAAAAATAAATATGCTGAAGGAAGGGCTCTTTTTTTTCATTCTTATTCTGATAAAAGAATCCGGCCTTTCTGCGAACACTTCGGTACATGCGGAGGTTGTAAATGGCAACATCTCCTGTATGAAGAACAAATTAAATATAAACAAAAGCAAGTATATGATAATTTGACTCGGATCGGTAAAATTGAAGCGGACGAGTGGTTGCCTATTTTAGGATCTGAAAAAACAAAGTTCTATCGAAACAAACTTGAATTTACCTTTTCAAATAAAAAGTGGTTGACGCAGGAAGAAGTAGAATCGGGGGATTCTTTCGAATGTATGGATGCTTTAGGGTTTCACATTCCCGGAATGTTTGATAAAGTGTTGGATATAAAAAAATGTTGGTTACAGGAGGATGTCTCGAATAGCATACGATTATGTATTAAAGAATATTGTTTATCGCATGAAGGATACGACTTTTTCGATCTTCGTAATCAAACAGGATTGATGCGAAATATTATTATACGTACTGCTTCGACCGGTGAAATTATGTTGATAGTGGTCTTTTTCAAGGATGATCGCTATTTGAGGGAGGCTTTATTGGCACATATTGCGGCACAATTTCCGGAGATTACTTCTTTATTATATATCATTAATGAGAAGTGTAATGATACTATTACAGATCAGGAAGTAGTAGTTTACCGTGGAAAAGACCATATTATAGAAGAAATGGAAGGACTTAAATTTAAAGTAGGTCCTAAATCTTTTTATCAGACAAATAGCGAACAGGCTTATAATTTATATAAAGTGGCTCGTGAGTTTGCAGCTCTGTCAGGGAATGAGTTGGTATACGACCTTTATACAGGTACGGGCACAATTGCTAATTTTGTCTCTCGTTCGGCGCGCAAAGTAATAGGAATAGAGTATGTCCCTGAAGCTATTGAAGATGCAAAGATAAATGCCGGATTAAACAAAATAGAAAATACGCTTTTTTTGGCTGGTGATATGAAAGATATCTTAACCGAAAACTTCATTGAAGAGCACGGACATCCGGATGTAATTATTACTGATCCTCCGCGTGCTGGTATGCATGATGATGTAATTAAAACGATTTTATTTGCCGAACCGGAAAAGATTGTATATGTAAGTTGCAATCCGGCAACTCAAGCACGAGATTTAAGTATCCTTACTACGAAATATGTGGTAAAGAAAGTGCAACCGGTAGATATGTTCCCACATACTCACCACGTGGAAAATGTAGTATTACTGACCAAGAAATAA
- a CDS encoding metallophosphoesterase family protein, with product MRALLLCISILLECMYWGDAKAQSNTLRFNADKKFKIVQFTDVHYIYGNPKSDISLERIKEVVDAEKPDLVIFTGDVIYGKPAEKGLRTVLNLVSERKVPFAVTFGNHDNEQGLTRTQLFEIIKTIPYNVTDTTPGISGVTNFILPVKSSDGRKDAAILYCIDSHSYSSIDGVGGYDYIKFDQIDWYRMNSQKYTRQNGGNPVPSMAFFHIALPEFNQAASDETAILTGTRKEKACAPQLNSGLFTSMKEMGDIMGVFVGHDHDDDYAVYWKGILLAYGRYTGGNTVYNNLPNGARVIEMTEGERFFTTWIRLKEGEIVHKVTYPTDFIKKKD from the coding sequence ATGAGAGCTTTACTATTATGTATAAGCATTCTGTTGGAATGCATGTATTGGGGAGATGCCAAAGCGCAAAGTAATACGCTTAGATTTAATGCTGACAAAAAATTTAAAATTGTCCAATTTACCGATGTCCACTACATTTACGGAAATCCTAAATCGGATATTTCTTTAGAAAGAATAAAAGAAGTAGTAGATGCGGAAAAGCCTGACTTAGTTATTTTTACGGGCGACGTTATTTATGGCAAGCCTGCTGAGAAAGGTCTGCGTACCGTATTGAACTTGGTATCCGAACGAAAAGTTCCTTTTGCTGTAACTTTTGGAAATCATGATAATGAACAAGGATTGACAAGGACTCAACTATTCGAGATTATAAAAACAATTCCTTATAATGTAACAGACACTACTCCGGGAATATCCGGAGTGACGAACTTCATCTTACCCGTTAAATCATCAGACGGGAGGAAAGACGCGGCAATCCTTTATTGCATCGATTCCCATTCTTATTCATCTATCGACGGAGTAGGAGGGTACGATTACATTAAGTTCGACCAAATAGATTGGTATCGTATGAACAGCCAAAAATATACCCGGCAGAATGGAGGTAACCCTGTCCCTTCCATGGCATTTTTTCATATTGCTTTACCTGAGTTTAACCAGGCTGCCTCTGATGAAACAGCTATTCTGACGGGAACCCGGAAAGAAAAAGCATGCGCACCGCAACTAAATTCAGGTTTGTTTACTTCCATGAAAGAAATGGGGGATATAATGGGGGTATTTGTAGGACATGATCATGATGATGATTATGCAGTATACTGGAAAGGTATTTTATTAGCTTACGGACGTTATACCGGAGGAAATACCGTATATAATAATCTTCCCAATGGCGCACGTGTGATAGAAATGACCGAAGGGGAACGTTTCTTTACAACTTGGATTCGTTTAAAAGAAGGTGAAATTGTACACAAAGTTACTTATCCTACGGATTTTATTAAAAAGAAAGATTGA